Part of the Lagenorhynchus albirostris chromosome 19, mLagAlb1.1, whole genome shotgun sequence genome, GGACACGCAGCCCTGTTGCCCACTGGAGGGCAAGGTCAATGGGGGGTTTGTGGATCGAGAGGTTCCTGAGCTCCCACCTCCACTCCTCTGGGCTCCCCCTGGGAAACACATGGTCACCGAAGTGTGAGGACAGTTGAGGTCTGCAGAACCTCACATTtccttggagggagggagggagggaagggaggaaggaaagttgGGGGGAGGGTGTTGGGTTTAGGAAGAACTAAGTTAAGTGGTAATGAGTTGGGGAACACTTATTGGGTCTTATTGGGTCTTGAGTTGTGGATTGGTAGCTCCTGTGGGTACCTCCTGAGGTGACAGTGAATGGCAATGGGTTATGCTGATTTGAGGGGGGGGCTCCATCGGTTTGTATTGCATTGGGTTGTGTAAAGCTTGGGGTAGTGTGGAGATAGGTTTTGTCACATAATTTTGTGAGTTTCTTAGTTCCATGTTGGGTCGGGTTGGGTTACGAGTATAGGTGAGTCTTGTCCAAGTGCATTATGCAGGATTCTGTGGTTTTATGAGTCCCCTAGGGCCATGTTGGATCAAGTAAGGTGGTCACCCACGGCACTGTTGGGACTGATTGTGTGTTCATGCATGGCACTGTAGAGTTGGGTTAAGACACTGGAAACTGCGTGGCTTTGTGATTCTTCTAGGGCCATGTTATTTTAAGTTCTGTGAACTTGTGAGTCATGTAGAAATACGAAGAGTCATGTGATAGAATGTGAGCTTTCTAGGTCATATGAGGTTAAGTTGGGTTGGAATGTATGAGCATAGGAGTCTTTCAGGGTTCTGTTGCGTTGAACTGTGTAGAGTTATATGGCTAGAAGTTTGTCGGGGCTACAATGAGTTGAGTCGTAATGAGTTGTATAATCATGTGAACCTCGTAGGACCAGTTCAGTTGGGTCATACAACTGTTTGATTTGGGTTACATCAAGTTCCGTCCTTGAGTCCTGGAGGAACGTTGGGTTGAGCTGGACTGTATGTACGAGCACCACAGGGCCAGGCCATACTGGTTTGTTTTGCATTTAGTGGTAGCGCCAGGACCCAAGGATAACAGCACTGGGAAGGAATCATGTGTCAAGGAGTGAATATGGTACGTGGACTCTAGGAGACCAACTGAACTGGCTTGCCCAGTGTCATCCCCATAAGGGGCAGGGCTAAGTTCTGTATTTGTAGATTCAGTTGGTCACACAGAAGGCTTCTGGGTGACCTTGGAAGATGTAGATGCCCCTTCCGTTTACCCCACACCTGCTTTGTTTTGCCATTCAAACCCCTTCTCTATCTGTCTTCCCATAGAGTTTTCCTTCCAGACATGGAGATCAGAGCCacaagggaaggggaaagggggagaaacTGTACTCTGTTCAGACATGATGGGGGGATAGAAACCCAAAGGAGGGGGACAGAGAGCTGGGGAGGGATAGAgacccagagaaagaaagagaaagaaaccccaAGAGGGGAAAAagacccagagagagggggagacagaGACCCATAGGGGGCAGGTATCAGGAACCCAGAGAGCACGGGACAGAGACCCAGAGTTGGAAAGAGACCAGAGcaccccagagaaagagaaccaagaaagaaaaaggcagaaaaagtcaGTGCCCCTGAACCTGAGAGAGATGCACAGTGTATTCCATGGAATCACAAAGGGATCCCAAATCAGGATGCACCACCCTACCCTCCCGCAGCTCAAGAAGTGTGTCAGACAAACTGCAGGGCCCACTCTATCTTCCTGGGGAGAAAGCAGTGTCTCAGAGCATGGGAGTGGCTTCCCAAGGTCGCGTGGCTTGTCCCCGGGGAGGGATGGGGGGCTGGACTTGTGGCCTGCTGCTTGACCCTACATGTCCCCATCAGCCTGCTGGTCTGCACAGGACTTCCCGAGTCTAACAGCCTCATTtctcacaaatgaggaaactaaggctcgaGGGAGGTGGGGGGTTACCCAAGGTCAGAGGTCTTTCAGTACTAAAAGGGCAtttggaggagaaggaagaggaggatggtTACATCATTAACATATACAGGGCTGCCTGTGTGCCAGGTAACTTTCAAAGCACTTGTATTCATTATTAAAAGCCACCCAGTGGTTTACAGagagttgttgttgttatttttagctAGGAAACCACCCCCCTTTCTTTTTTGGTCAAATGAAATCTCACTTAGGAGCACCAGTGTGAAGCATCAGAGGGTGTGAACTGGTTTGAGGAGTCTCTCTTGACAACTCAGAATGTGGCTAACAAATTCCGTTTGGAAACCCCTGATTTAATCCAACCACCTTTTTACACAGAGAGAAGAAGGTACAGATTGTGAGAAGTGTTTGATAAAGGTTGAAAATAATGTAACCTTTAAATAATATAACACTTCTCTCCGAAATGGAGAGAAAGGCACATTTGGAAAAGAAACGGAGACAGACAGACCCCCCTCACAGTGACAGACACAGGGCAGAGTCTGggaggcaggcacagagcccagcacagggacccaaagaggaagagacacgTGCAGAGAGGACAGAGATAcccaaggggaggagggagagcaggagagaagagggCGGCGGTCTGGGAGGGGGTAAGAGACAGGAGGGAGGACAAAGACCCATAGAAGGGGGAAGAGACCAGAGAGGAGGGGCCAGAGatccagagaagagagagggacagggacccagacagagaggagagggatagagagagagggggacagagacccaaggagagagggggagacgGAAACTGTTTCCCATTACTCTTAGAAAACTCACCCCTACTACCCCTTCAGAGACTGAAAGTTGCATAAAGTTCCTCTGGTAGGGCGTGGGGCATGTTGGGTGCTTAGGGGTATGGGAAGCATGGCGAGGTCAGGGAAGTGACCTGAGTGGACACTCAAAGACTGAGAAgcgcccctcctccaccccaatAAACAACTGCAGCAGCCTTCTGTGTGGCCTTGGCTCGGCTGGGGAGAGGTGAGGGGAACACCCTAATCCGGGGACACCCTTCCCGCCACCTTGCCATGCTATATTTAGGCTGAGGGAGGGGTACGGGATGACCCCCCCACCACCTCCACGAAGGCAGGTGTCGGCTTTCCTCCTGAAAATAGCTCCAGGGGAGGGGTGAAGCATTAAGTCTGTCCCGGGACTCCAACTCCTGTCTGATCTCCATCTGTCTTAaggtctctctttctctgggtCTCTTTCCCCCTTGTGGGGTTCTGTTCCCTTTTCTTAGCatgtctgtctcctctctctgcatctgtgtcttctctctctctctgggtttctgtctccctctttctctgggAGTCTGtccccttttcctctccatttttgtgcctttcccccacctcccttcaTCTGTCACTATTCACTTTCTTTCTCTAAGCAGGTCATTCTGTTGCCAAATCATATCTTTGTCTATCTCCGGGTCCTGGAATACCTTGAGTTGCTCTTATCTGAACTCAGGACAAGACCCTCTCCCCAGTCCCCACCCAGGAAATTCCAGCAGAGAGGACTTATGTGGGAGAGACCCCCCTCACCCAGCGTCTCCCCGGGGCCTCGGGCCTTATCACTTCCCGAGCCCAGCTGGTTAATGTCTGGCGTGGAGCTCCCGGGAGAGTTGGGGGTGAGAGCAGAGGGTGGGAATCTGCCCGGGGATTGACACTTCACTGGCAAAAGAACGCAAAGGAATCTCAGGCCcagactcctgggtctgagggaggaggcagCTGGAGCTGAGGAAGAAGGGGCTGGGGGTCCAGACTCCTGAGTCTGAAGGAGGAGGGAGCTGCGCGGGCCCGGACTCCGGAGTCTGCGGGAGGAGGGGTCTGGGGGACCTGGACTCTTGGATccgggggaggagggggctggggacccggactcctgggtctgagggagggaggggtgggtgcTGGCGCCTGGCCTCCTGGGACTGAGGCGGGCGGAGGGCTGAGCTAGCCAGGCCGGGCTTCCGAGGTCTCTGCACGTGTGTGGAAGGCGGGAttcccccggcccctcctccgcCGTCGGgcaccgccccgcccccgcccccgaccCTGGCCCTCGGGAGCTTGTGCCGCGAGGAGCCGGTGGGCGACCGGGCGTCCCTGCAGCCAGCGAGCAGGAGGAGGAGCCGCCGCCGCGCCAGGGGCAGCCGGGGGAGCCGAGGAGTGCGCCCCAGGTAAGAGCCTCCGCGCCTCCTCCCCCGGGATTCCGGCGTCCGGGTCGCCCTGCCCCCGGGTAGGGAGGGacgggggcggggcctgcgggggcggggcctggcggaggaaactgaggcaggagggCAGTGTCCCAGAGGGACAGCCCGTGACCCCCAGCGGGGTCTCAGGAGTCCGCACCCCCTGGCTAAACcttctgggggaggggggccggGGAGTCCGTATATCTGAGTACCTGGGAAGGAGCTTGAACTCCAACAAAACTCCAGGGTCTGAAGGAGGAGGGAACTGGGGGTCGGACTCCTGGGTTTGAAGGAAGAGGGATTTGGGGGCCTGGACTCCCGCATctgagggagggagctggggaccTGAGTTCCTGAAAGAGGAGGCAGCTGTGGCCGGGGCTCTTGGGTCTGAGTGAGGAGGGGGCAGCTAGGGCCCAGGACTCCAGATCTgaggcaggaggcagctgggAACCTACACTTGGGGTTCTGGTTGGGTCAACATGTGCCCCTCTTCACAATTCCCCCTTCCCATTTCCCCATCTCCCAGCCAGGGCAGGCGGCCACGCCAGGTATGTGCAATAGAAGTCTTGGACGGGCCCTGGCCTGTCCTGTGAGGAGAGAACATTCCAGGAAGCAGCCTCGGGGACCCGGGGCTTCTTAAGTGTGGGCCCTCAGGGACCCGGGTGtccaggccagccctgcccccgCCCTGTCTGAGAGATGAATGGGCTGAGGAGGATGTAATCTTTTCCAGCCTCCTTCATCCTCAGCGTCTCCCCTCCGCTCTCCTCCCCCCATCTGCTTTCCATCCAGGAGCCATCACCTGGGCAGGGGGATGCAGCCTTGACGCTTGGTCCCTTACACTTTAAAAAGAACACTTTTAGAGAAGGGGAGTGTTCAGgccccctcctccacctgcctctaTAACCTACCTGTTCCCTTCCTCCGCTAGGTGGttgccccctccctctcctgagaTGTCAGGAAGGAGGGGGCCACCTGCGTCCCCCACAGGGGCCCCCCGGAGCCTGGGGGCCCCCAACCCCGGAGCTCGGAGGCGGAGGAGGTGCTGACAGGTCTGGTAACCACCCACTTCTAATCAGTCCTCTCCAGGCCATCCTGTCCCAGAATCCACAGGCTTCCAGAATGTTCTAGAGAGACTGCAATATGCACACCCCTGCCAGTGTCTCCCAGCCCTGGGCCAATTTCATGGACAGGGAAACTGAAGCCCCACCTGAGAGGAAGTGTCTTGCCTTCACAGTGGCAGTTTTAAGCTGAACCTGGGTCTCCCTAGGATTCCAGAACATGACCTTTCTCAGAATTTTGGAAACTCAAACCTCCTCCACACTGCAGGGCTTAGGGTTCCTTGGGGTTGTAGAGGCAGGATGGCAGAGTGGAGTTGCTGGGACAGGGTTCAAGTTCCACTTCTGGcatttgctggctgtgtgacctggtgcAAGtcactaacctctctgagcctgtatTTCCCCATTTGTTGGCTATTAATAGTAATCATAGTAGACTAATTATGATTAATCTAGAAGTTGAGCATTGTCGAAGCCCTAGAATATAGGGTCCCCCCAAGTTCTAGAACAACTGCCAGAACCGCCTCCCTGTGCTTCTGGCACGCGGAAGTTCCCATCGGCCCCCCCACTAGGTTATTATCCTTCTCTCTAATTCCAGCTTCCCTCTCTCTATCCTCAGGTGCTCAGCGAGATGCTCCCCCACCCCTCAggctccctccccatcctcctaCTTTTCCTCCTCCCCAGTGTCGCAATGGAGCCCCAcgcctcaccctcacccctgcccccatttcCAGTCCCCGAGTGGGACCTCTTGTCCCCCCGAGTAGCCCTGTCCAGGGGTACCCCCGCTGGGCCCCCTCTGCTCTTCCTGCTGGAGGCTGGAGCCTTTGGGGAGCCAACTGGCAGCCCGGCCAACCGCAGTCGGCGGGGGGTGAGTGAGACAGCACCAGCGAGTCGCCGCGGAGAGCTGGCTGTGTGTGACGCAGTCAGCGGCTGGGTGACAGACCGCCGGACTGCTGTGGACCTGCGTG contains:
- the NTF4 gene encoding neurotrophin-4; its protein translation is MLPHPSGSLPILLLFLLPSVAMEPHASPSPLPPFPVPEWDLLSPRVALSRGTPAGPPLLFLLEAGAFGEPTGSPANRSRRGVSETAPASRRGELAVCDAVSGWVTDRRTAVDLRGREVEVLGEVPAAGGSPLRQYFFETRCKADSAGEGGPGGGGGGCRGVDRRHWVSECKAKQSYVRALTTDAQGRVGWRWIRIDTACVCTLLSRNGRA